CAAGCGGAATACCGAAGTGTCTATGGACCAGCAGTTTACTCAACAACTTCAACAGTTTGGCCTTGCCCCTGGTCAAAAGCTGTTTCTCAATGATGTACGCGTCACTCAGGCTAAAGGCTTTGGACACTTCAATGTGGCCGCCAAATGGAAACGACGCTATCACGGCTTTGCGCCTGATGAAGCCTGGTTTATCCTCACGAACTTCTGTGACCTCAACAGCGCTATCGTCAGCTATCAAAAACGCTTCTGTATCGAAGAAATGTTCCGCGACTTCAAACAGGGAGGCTATTGCCTCGAAGGCTCTCAAGCGATGGAAGAGCGTTTGGTTGCGATTGTCATTCTGATTGCCATTGCCTATACCAGTGCAGCCCTGCAAGGGCAAAGTCTTAAGCAAAAAGGACTCCAGCGCTACATTACTAGACCCGAATCTCCCACCTCACCGAACAAGCGTCATAGTGCATTCCGAGTCGGACTCTCTGCTCATCTGTGGGCGATAACAGGGGATGGAGTTCTGGCTCGATTGGTGGATGGGCTGATGAAACTCTCTCCCAATAAGCTACCTGAATATCAACGGGGGATGAGAGCGATGGAGCTTGTCTGTGCTGGGTTATAGTCGCCATGTCGCCCTTGCAGGCGGTATTCACAAATTAAACACGATGCCTATGCTATCTATAAAGCGCCAGACTGGGAAGAAGCTATTGTTGCGTTGCTCGTGTTTGCACAGAAATGGACAGACCTTGAACCCGATGCGGTCAGAACCTTTACCAAAGATTTTGCCCTGACCTTGAGTTTC
The genomic region above belongs to Acaryochloris sp. CCMEE 5410 and contains:
- a CDS encoding IS4 family transposase codes for the protein MRVAEKIQRFFSLPTLELETLWLPLVELWLSKQYPQGSQLYVVIDRTSWGVINLLMVSVVWQHRAIPIWCEALAKKGSSNYDEQTAILSNVIRHLSAYRLVILGDREFCSVKLGQWLAQQKVHFCLRLKRNTEVSMDQQFTQQLQQFGLAPGQKLFLNDVRVTQAKGFGHFNVAAKWKRRYHGFAPDEAWFILTNFCDLNSAIVSYQKRFCIEEMFRDFKQGGYCLEGSQAMEERLVAIVILIAIAYTSAALQGQSLKQKGLQRYITRPESPTSPNKRHSAFRVGLSAHLWAITGDGVLARLVDGLMKLSPNKLPEYQRGMRAMELVCAGL